AGGTCCGAGAGCGGCAAGCATTCCCACAGGGTCATATAATCCTCGAGTGGGCTGTGGTGGATCCAGACCCAAATGTTCTGCTTTCCAGGCTGGGAATCAGATTCACTCGGGTTCAAACACCCTGCTGCGTTTTTGGTAATCTTTTTCTGGGCCAGGATCCTGCATTGCATTTAGTCATGTCTCCTTGGTCTCTTCCACTCTGTGACAATTCCTGTCTTCCTTAATCTTTCATGACCTTAatacttttgaagagtactggtttTGTAGAACACCTAACATTATGGGTTTGTTCaatatttcctcatgattagacgGAAGTTGAGCAGCTTGGGAAAGAATCCCACGAAAGTGATGTTTCCTTCTCAATGCATCATATCAGGAGACACTGGGATGTTGATATGTCTCATTGTTGGTGACGTTAACTTTGATTACTTGCTTAAGGCAGTGTCTACCAGCTTCTCAACTGTCAAGTTACTCTTTTCCTTTGCAATTAATAAGTATCCTATGGGGGGATACTTAAGAGACTATGTAAATACCATTGGTGTTTTggtcttgggttttttttgttgttgtttacatatttttcacCCTTTAGTTTTAGCATCCATTCATGGCTCTTGGCAGCAATAATGATTACTTACTATGTGTTTGCATAAtggtgatttttaatttaattattaattggaattctgtTGTAAACAAGAGCTGTCCATTCTTCTCAATTATGTATTCAAGTATTTATATCACTATGGagtcatgaatatttattttattctgtggcTTATAATCaatttctatattatttattttactgccCCTTTAATTTAGCTCCTATGTCCTTTTAATATGTCTTCATGTTTCTGTGAGTACGTCCTTACTTTTGGCATCACAAGATGTTCTGTGCTTGCTTTGGAATatccctggaatcagccatttctccaaggagcctggTTCTGCTtcttggagaatggtatttagagaccaagatctgggtgctgggTGTGCTCACTGCTACCCAGGTATTATTGCTTAGAAACCCTCTCAGCAGTCAGAGCTAGGAAATACATGTATGTCTACTAACCCATGCATATACACATCTATTTTTAGTTCTATATCTGTTCCCTTGTGTCTCTACTGAAaaccatgagttcatactgagaTGAGGATGTGTTAAGTGAGATAACCCAAGttaaatgcatgaacaaaatgggGCAAATAGTAATTGCTTGATAAGTGTTAGCAATTATCATTAGTTTCTGGGGTCTTATGAaatgtatgttatatattatatgtctgatttttctgtgtctcagtttgttAACTGTGAGTCTGGGTGAACCTAGCATCTGCCTCTTAAGGTTGCTAAGAGCTTGAGAGATACACACATACCCTTGGGCACATGGAAGACTCTTTGAGAGCCCTGGAATTGGCATATCTGAGTTCTAATTCCAGCTGTCACATCCTAGCTCGGTAGCCTTGAGCAAGTGGCTTAACCTTAAGAAATCATGCAGGTTAATTCCTTACAagaggggtccccaaccccgggCTGTGGACCAGTACTTGTCCTCGGCCTATTAGGAAACAGGCTGAACAGCCGGAGGTGGGCGGCGGGTAaccaagcaaagcttcatctgccactcaccatcactccccatcactcacattagcACCTGAACCATTGCTGGCATTACGGCCTGAACCattgccccaccccacccccatctgtggaaaaattgtcttccacgaaaccagtccctggtgccaaaaagtttcgGGACCGCTGCCTTACAACAGAGTTTGGCCCATTGTAAGCCCTTGGTAAACTGAGGGTAAACTCTATTATTACTCTCACACTCTCCTGCCTTCATTCATTGAAAAGTAAATGATGATCAGGAATCTTATACATTCTTATAGTTCAAccaacagttttaaaaattgttcagtAAACCCTCTAGTCACCCCTTCTGGGTTTGGCCCATATTCTGAGAATCCAGAAAATACTCAGTCCCTGCCTAGCCTTGGAGGATGAAGGAGAGTCTGACACAGACAATCCCAGCCCTGAAGGGAACAATGTTGGGTTAGAGGGAGGAGAGACTCAAGGCTGGAGGAACCTACAGAGTGGGGTTTGAGGACttctgaagtccaggaagcaggtACATCTGGATGGAGTTTTGAGGTAGGATTAGGAGTTTTGCAGGTGCTGACAATCATTCAGGACTGAGGGGATCACAGGAGCAAAGACAGGATGGTGGGAAAGCACATAGTGTGGATTTGATCTTTTAAGAATTGTGGAGCTCCATGAACCAGACAGCAGCCAGTGCTGAGAAGAGCCTGGGTGGCGGCTTCTGGGTAAAGTAGAACTGTGGCTCTGTTTGCATGGCTTTGCCAAGCTGTAGCAGAAGAGGCCCAGACTGGAGAAACCAAGCTTTTCAACGGGTCTCTTGGGCTCTGTTGGAAGCCAGGGAACAATTACGAGGGACCTGGAAGGGGTGGGGCTGCACATTGAAGCCAAAAGGGACTTGGCTGGtccaaaatgttttccttttttattttgtttaaattttatttatttattttcttggctgtgttgggtctttgctgctgtgtgcgggctttctctagttgcggcgagccaggactactcttcgttgcagggcgcgggcttctgattgcggtggtttctcttgttgctgaccacgggctctagacgtgtgggcttcagtagttgtggcacatgggctcagtagttgtggctcgcgggctgtagagcgcaggctcagtagttgtggtgcagggctttgttgctccgtggaatgtgggatcttcccagaccagggcttgaacccatgttccctgcattggcaggcggattctttttttttttttttaattttatttatttattgattgatttttggctgtgttgggtctttattgctgtgcgcgggctttctctagttgcagtgagcaggggctactcttcgttgcggtgcattggcttcttattgctgtggcttctcttgttgcggatcatgggctctaggtgcacaggcttcagtagttgcagcacgcggggtcagtagttgtggctcacgggctctagagcgtaggctcagtatttgtggcacacaggcttagttgctccgcagcaggtgtgatcttcccggaccagggatcgaacctgtgttccctgcattggcaggcagattcttaaccactgtgccaccagggaagtcctccccccccccccccacctcttcaGACTGGgcagccttccttcctccctgccttccttccttccttccttccttctttccacaaTGATTTCCCTGAATACCTCCCCCTGTTttgtgccatgcagcatgtagGCCTCAGGACTAAAACAATAAGAAACAATGTACCCTTCTCAGATTTTGGGGGTCTTCCAGTCTACCGGGTGAGGCAAAAGTCAACTGATGGCACAGAcacaagtgaatcagttatgaaGTGGAGGTTCATTTTACCAAGACTGCGGCCAATCAGGACACCTGGCCTTGCCATGGGGAGGTCAGGGATGGCTTCCAGTAGGAGGTGACCTCAGAGCACCTATCTGACAAGTTACCGCCAAAAGCCAGTTACCTTCTCCAGTGTTAGCTACCTCCAAAAGCCAGTGTCCTGCTCatgtattcattaattcattcaattattcattcatctattgaacTCCCATAGGGCCTTAAGCATCATTCAAGGAGGTGGTGaggacaaaacagacaaaattcttTCCAGGCTGGAGCAaaatggggggaaggggggaagcaAAAGAATGAACAAGATCATTCTGGAAGGGGGTAACtgctgggaagaaaataaaacagagtaaaAAGGAGTAAGTGCCCCCTCTTTCAAAACATGAGCCATAAAAACCCTTCTAATCAATGCTGCCACCTTCTCCTGGGGCCGTGGGCACCTTATCATGCTCTAACAGAAGGTGCAGGGAGGAGGGACTCCTCCCAGTGGCCCTGCTCTCTCAGCAGTTAACCTAGCTGTTATTGAGTTCCTCCTGTATGCACCAGGCCACCCTCCCGGGATTAGACAGACCAGGTGCAGGGGCGGTGTAGCGGGGCGGAGGTTCTGTGTGCTCTTGGGCACGTCGCTCCCCCTCGGGGTCTCGGGTCTACAGAAGTAACTAGCGGTTCAGAGTGGGTTATCCAGCAGTCTGGCTGCCCTGACCTGCAAGCCTGAGCTCCTTAAGGAAATACCATTTAGTGTTGTCCTCCCAACAGCCCCCAAGGTGAGAGTGCGCGCATAGAGGtgtttatccccatttcacagatgagcagaATGAAGCTCAAACAGGGGTTGTATGTCTTGCCAAGATGCGCGGCACTGACCCGAGAACTGACTCGGATCttcagccccccgcccccgccttcgCCTCCGCCCTCGCCTCCGTCAGGGGTTGGCGCGACGGCCTCTGCCCCTTTAAGAACGCCCCACGGATGCAAGCAGGAAGGGGGCGGTGCCTGTGCCTGAGACGGATGTGCTCGCGCACCAATGGACGCTGCAGTCACCGCGGCGGCGTCCAATGGGCGCGGTGAGGGCGGTGCTGGGCACCAGAGCCTGGTTCCCGAGGCGCGGCGGCCgcggctgggggcggggaggggggcgcaGGACCCCAGGCTGGGGTCCCGGAGCCGGAGGCACGTGTCCCGGGGCGCCGGCGGGGTAGCGCTGGCCCGGAGCGCTGCCCGGACCTGGGCTAGTCCGGGGGCCGGCGCGGCGGGGGCTGCGACTGCTAGGCGGAATGAAGGGCCGCGGGGGAGGCGAGCCGGGGGGCGCGGGGGTTCTGAGTGCCGGAGAGGGCGCGGCCTGGTGagggctgctgggggtgggggccacgGAAGGTCAAGGGCAGCGGCTGGGGGCGCTGCCGGCGGAGACGTGCAGTGCCGGGGGCGCCCGAGGGTTGCGGGGGGTCGGGAGCCCCAGACTGGTGGCGTCAAACAGGCGTGGGGCGTTGGGAACTTGGGTGGGAGGTTGACGGTAGGCCAGGCCGGTGCAGGGGGCGTCTGGAGAGCGTAGGGTGttatgggatggggagggggggcGTCTGGGGATATCAAGGTGTTGAGGGGCGACGGGCCAGCTGTGGGGGAAGCTGGCCCGGGCTGGTGTCggtgcttggggtggggggagggctatTTATGCGAGCGCAGGAGATTgtgagggtgggggctgggagggtctCAGAAAATGGGACCCGAGCCCCGAAGGAGCAGGCAGGTGAGGGTTAGGGAGGGGATGCTGTGGGTTAGAATGACGGCTCTACCACCGCCAGAGCTTGGGGCCTGGGGGAGGCGGACAGTTCTTGATGGTCCAAGGAAGAAGCCGTGGGGGTCTCGACCACTCCTCCTCAAAGGAGGCTACTTTGAGAAGGTGGTAAGAAGGcctgaggagaggagaaaaggctCCCAAGGAATGGCTTGGGTCAAGGTCCCTGGTGTTGGGGGCGGTGGTATTAGGTTCAGTGTATGGAAGGAAAGCCTTGGGGTTTCTGGGTGGCTCCCCTTAGGAGAAGGGAcagctggaggtggggagctCTGGTAAAGATTCAGTTATTTTTCCCTTgggctctaaaaaatagtctccCCAAGATCTCGGGGGTTGTCCCCCTGAAAAAAATCCCAGCACCAGCTCTGGACATTTAAGCAGATAAAgccctaggttcaaatcctgcctcctgTGGTTggcttgctctgtgaccttgggcaaatggctttgccactctgggcctcagtttccttttctgcaggGGGAATGTTCCCTACTTCCCCGGGGtgtttataaagattaaataatagttaataatagctaacactgtTTGAACCTGATGCCAGGGCTTGATGAGTGGGTTGTTAAATCCTTTGGACAAACCAGGGTTGTTACTCTACCCACCctgtggatgaggaaactaaggcctgGAGCCCctgagtcacacagcaagtgatcGGCGGTGTGGAGAATGGAGGCAGAGGAGATTTGAGGGGCTTGGTGGGATTCTTACCCTCATCCATTCTCCCCACCAGGGCCAATTCCCATCCCCCCAGCAGCATGGCATCCTGTGCTGAGCCCTCTGCTGCGGACCCTGAGCCCACTGCCCCGCCACCTGCTGGGGTCCCACCACTTGAGGACTTCGAAGTGCTGGACGGGGTGGAAGACGCAGAgggcgaggaggaggaggaggaggaggaggaggaggatctGAGTGAGCTGCCGCCACTTGAGGATGTAGGGCAGCCCTCACAGGAGGAGGCCGAGCAGCCCGGGGCCCTGGCCCGAGAGTTCCTGGCCGCCATGGAGCCAGAGCCTGAGCCCGCCCCGGCCCTGGACGAGTGGCTGGACATCCTGGGTAAGGAGCAGGGGTGGCTCGGGTTGACCGACAGGGCCTGGACAGCTCAGGTTCAGGAGTGACCTTGGCCTAGGCCCTCTCCCCCTGAGCCTCATTTCCCCATCTCTGTTGAGAAGGAGGTTGGAAGTAAAACATGTGGTAACCACGATGATCGCCAGCCATAGGCAGTTGCTCGAGACACTTCATGTTTATGGCCTTTTCTTGCCTCCCCACCCCATGACTTGCTTTCGCAGAGCTGTTAacagggctcagagaggctgaatcACTTGCCCAGAGCTGCACAGCCAGCACAGCAGGCACTGGCAGCTCCCAATCCCCACTTTTCTTGGCATTTGTCTGGCAAGTGCCTGTCCCCAGAACAATGTGTCCTGAGGTCAAATAGATCTGTGGAACATTCCATTTTGTTCACCCCTGTGTCTGGTTCATAGTATTCATTAGTGTGCTAATTGTTCAGAAAAGTCCTGCAAGAAAGAAACTAGGAGAACCCACACATGTGCCACCCCCATGTACCCCATCACAACGACTCTAGAAGATAAACACAGCGCTACTAGTTCTGATATCTAACACACTAAATAATGCTAATGACCACACAAATAATAGTAAAACATTATTACTACCATCATTAGTGCTAATGATACAGTAATATCAAATAATACTGGTACTGGTAAAATCTAATTGGTACTGATTTCACCTCCACTACAGATATAAACCTTACTGCACCTAAAAATAACACCAGgtgatatttactgagcattggttctgtgccaggcctgtgcatcatcttattttatcctcacaacaaccccacgaTGTAAGTCCTACcatatccccgttttacagataggggaacaggctcagagaggtgaagacaCTTGTCCAAGGTTGCACAGCCTCCTTGGCTGTATTAAAGTTTGGGAAGCTCTTCTCTAATGATATTAAGAGctgccctgctccctgcctgAGCATGAGGATGGCTCTGTTTGTTTATATTCGAGCCAGCTGCTTTCTGAAGTCAGAATTCAGGCTtctagacaaggaaactgaggccttgaGAGGGGATGTGATTCTACATCCCTGGGTTTACCTGGGTGAGAGGCAGTGCCTGGTTGAGGTCCTACCAGCATATCCACTATTAGTGCCCAGAAACCTCAAGACACAGGGGTCTCTTGGCATCCACTAGATCATTGGTTCTCAAACTGGATGCAGGGGCATGTATAAGTTGGGGAGCACTGCAGAAATTTGGAACACTCTAGAATATTCCATAGTATTAATAGATCTCTCTGCCCCTAACCTTTAGACTAGGGTCTACTCAGACTCATGGTAGTATTTTCTAGACCAGTGGAATATTACGGAATACAGGTACTTGTTGGAACATGGGTGACTGCAGATGATGTCAGTCTGACGTGCCCCATAGGTGTAAGCCCTCTATTGCCCCAGCAGTTGTCATGGCATGACAGTGGGTGTCATCATTGCGGGGGCTCCTTGAGTGGATTCATGAGAGCACGGGGCCTCATGCCTGGTACTCAGTAGGTGTTGGCTGTGGCCATTTGGCCATTCCTAAGATCGTTTGGGGTATGGGGGGGAACATAGTGGTCTCTTCGGCAGCTGGAGGGGGGCGTTGGGGGCTACTTTTGCTTATAGGTCCTTCTGTGATGTGGTGCTTTGGTCGGGACACAGTCCTGGCATCACAGGTGCTCTGCTAACCAAGCAGACTACTCACTAGGTGTCACCAGGATACCCCCGATCACCCCATTTCATGGCTGGGTAAATTGCGGTCCACATGTCACAGGGCTGAGATTGGaaccggaggagggaggagagggtagCTCCAGAGTCTCATTACTGGGTATCCCTGCTGCCCTGACTGTGGTAGGCAGGATGGCTTTTCTCAGCCCTTTGTCCTCACTGAgccttgactttcttttttttttcttcttttggccacgccgcctggcttgcgggatctcagttacctgaccatggattgaacccgggccacagtaGTGAAAGCCCGGACCCGGAATGCTAACCATTAGGCCACCGGGGAACTACCTTGGTTTTCTTAAGATAACAGACCAGCCAGCGTTCACTGAGCCCATCCTTGGAGCCAGTATCGTCAGTCCCCAAATCAATCCTTTCATGCTCAGTGTCCAAGCCGGGGACACCGAGGCCCAGAGGCATGGGGTCACCTGCCCATGGCAGAGTCACCACTGAAAACTCAGCTTGTACCCTGGTGCTGTGCCACCCCCAGGAtaggcagggctggggaggggggagtgccCAGGGGGCAGCTGCCCATCTGAGCTGCTCAGTGACAGGCTGCTTGTCCCTGCTCCATGGCAGGGAATGGGCTGTTGAGGAAGAAGATGCTGGTTCCAGGCCCACCAGGCTCAAGCCGCCCGGCCAAGGGCCAGGTGGTCACCGTGCAGCTGCAGACTTCGCTGGAGAATGGCACACGGGTACAGGAGGAGCCGGAGCTGGTGTTCACTCTGGGTGACTGTGATGTCATCCAGGTGGGAACGGTGCAGGGCCTGGGCAgttctgggtggggaggggctggggtgagatgcaggggaggtggtggtggtggcggcggcCGGGTGGGTGGGCACTGCTGTGCTGCACCTGGACCCACTCAACTCATGCCGctcccctccccgaccccagGCCCTGGATCTCAGTGTCCCGCTCATGGACGTGGGAGAGACGGCTATGGTCACTGCTGATTCCAAGTACTGCTACGGCCCCCAGGGCAGGTGAGTACCTGCTGCCTGCAGGGGTCCCTGTGAGGGTGAGGAAGTGGGTGGGACGGGTTGCTCCCCCATCTCACCCCATCTAGGTgcacattttatagaaaaggaaacaggcTCCGGGAGGGGAACTCCCACACCAAGTCATGGAGCTCAAGAGTAGCAAGAGTTAACTTCCCTTGTGTTTCTACTGAGGAGGGGGTGACGGCCCTTTCCCGCCTGTTCCCACTGAACCTAGTGTGTCTGGCGTTCAGTCATGGTGGCCGCTGGGTCTGAGTGctgtccccaccccatcccccagcagGAGCCCATACATCCCCCCACACGCGGCCCTGTGCCTGGAGGTGACCCTGAAGACTGCCGTGGATGGGCCTGACCTGGAGATGCTCACGGGGCAGGAACGCGTGGCCCTGGCCAACCGGAAGCGGGAGTGTGGCAATGCTCACTACCAGCGGGCTGACTTCGTGCTGGCCGCCAACTCCTACGACCTCGCCATCAAGGCCATTACTTCTAGTGCCAAAGGTGACCGCCAGGTCGAATCCCAGCACCTCCTCTGCAAAGCCATCCCCACTAGTGCTAGAAACTTCAAGCCACAGAGGGCCCCAGATTCAAAATGTTCTAGAAAATTCTAGAATATGGATAGATGTTTATGCCTAGTCTTTAGATATTTCTAGACTTATATCCCAGGTCCGTGGACTGTTACGGAGTGCAGGTAGGTGTTGGAACGTGGGTGACTGCAGATATTGTCAATCCATGATCAGGCCCTCGTTCACTTAGGCTCCATTTTTGTCGACTCCTTGGGAGTGCCCTGAGGACGGCACTGGTCTTGGCCCGtgttagagatggggaaactgaggccagagaggcctGAGGTCCCCCAGGGAGTAGGTGGTAGAGGCCCCAGCACTGGCATCTTGAAAACCCCCCATTTCCTGTGACTGGGACGCTCAGAGACCCTTCCCCCCGAGTCTCCTCCAGTACCAGCTGCAGCGGGGTGGGCCTAGGCCTGGGTCACATAATCCCTCTGCAGATGGTTGTGGGCGGCTGGCGGTGTGGTAACAGTGGCTGTAGTTGAGTGCTGTCCCCCAACAGTGGACATGACATTCGAAGAGGAggagcagctcctgcagctgAAGGTAAAGTGTCTGAACAACCTGGCAGCCTCACAGCTGAAGCTGGACCACTACCGTGCAGCGCTGCGCTCCTGCAGCCTTGTGCTCGAGCACCAGCCCGACAACATCAAGGCGCTCTTCCGCAAGGGCAAGGTGAGCTACAGCTCACAGGCAGCAGGCGGGCAGGctggctccctgacctcagagcaGTGGCGCTGGTCCCAAACCCTAGATTTGAGATAGGCACAGGTATCAGTCAGCCAAGCTCTCTGGGGtataaatggggaaactgaggctcagacaggtgcAGGGGTGTGGCCTGGGTCACAGCAATTCATTGACTgaggccagatttttttttttttttttttgtgggctgCACtacacggcctgtgggatcttacttccccaaccagggatcaaacccgttccccctgcattggaagcgtggagtcttaaccactggaccactagggaagtcccctgactgAGGTCAGATTTGAACCCTGGGTCTTAGGTTCCCTCTACTCCCCGACACTGCCCTTTGGCCCATTGGTAACTGTTCCTTGCATATAACCCTTTGTGACTCCCATCTCCCTCAGAGTAAAAGCCGGGTTCTTACTTCAGCCTTTAAGGCTCTGAGCTATCTGGTCTTCCTCCTGCCATCATCTTCCAGTGTACTCTTGCTTTTTTGCATGCTGCTTAGCTTCTCCACTACTTGTTGCCTGGGCCAGGTCTGCTCCTACCCCCGTGCCTTTGCACAGGCTATGTTCTCTGCTTGAGATATTCATACCTCAAATACACCTATGGGTccttctctcacctccttcaagtctttgctctgatgtcacctcctcaggaagTCCTCCCTACAACACCCACCCTGACCCTCTGCCCTGCCTTCATGTTTCCTGTGTCACTGTCAGCGTGGCCAGGTGTCATGCCTCTTGTCCATCTCCCTTACCAGAAGGTGGGGATTTTGTATGTTTCCTTGACTGCTAAATCTCTAGCCCTTCAAACAGAGCcaggcatacagtaggtgctgaGTAAGTGCTGGTAGAATGTAGGAGTGAATTTGGCCTGAATGGATTTGACTTTAATTGCTTTTGTCCCCATCTCTGTTCATCTTCACTCTGTTGGGATAGGGGGTGCTTTCagcattttttagcagtaaaCCAAGGAAACTGAAGTGCAAGCAAATGCAGAGTCACCTAGTGTGTTAATGAGAGGCCTGAGCAGGCCAGCCAGcattttttaagtactttttgTGTGTAGAGTTCTGCGTAGAAacggagaggagagaaaagatgtTGTCCCTGTTTTTCAAGGGTTTAGAATCTTCCTGTGGGGAGTGAGACCGTCTGCTCATGTAGCCTTATACATGTTTGGGTCTGCTGGTTGAAGGTGATGGAAAACTACTCAAATAGATTCAGCCAAAGGAATTGACGACGTGTGGAACTGCCAAGTCAGGGGTAACtggcttcaggcacagctggatccaggtgtTTAGAAATGTTGTGCAGGTGCTGTGTCTGTCTGCCGCATTTCTCTCTCAGGCAGGCTCCTCTCTCAGGGTGACCAAGATGCTCCGTCCTGCTCTGCCAAAAGCTCCAGGCTTCCATCCCTTCCACTTAGCAACTGGCCTCTCAGTGGTACCAGCAGAGTTCAGGCTGGATCTCACTGGCTGGCTTGAGTCACATGCCTGGCTCTGAATCATTCGATGTGGCCAGAGCTTTGGCAGCATCCATTTGGCTTCTCGAGCCAGCCGAGGtggtgaaggaggaggaaagaccAGCACCTGGGTCTCCTGCACAGGATGAGCCAGAcacccaggagaaggagcaggtTAGGGGAGTGACACCAAGCCTGGTGGTCTGCTCATGTAGTCTAAGGGCTCAGGGGAGCAGTGTACGGGTGACTGGACCCCCGGGGCACTTGCTAGAGATACATTTGGGACTAGTCAGGTGGCCAGGAGCCTGGCAGGGCTGGGTC
This genomic interval from Phocoena sinus isolate mPhoSin1 chromosome 3, mPhoSin1.pri, whole genome shotgun sequence contains the following:
- the FKBP8 gene encoding peptidyl-prolyl cis-trans isomerase FKBP8 isoform X2, with translation MASCAEPSAADPEPTAPPPAGVPPLEDFEVLDGVEDAEGEEEEEEEEEEDLSELPPLEDVGQPSQEEAEQPGALAREFLAAMEPEPEPAPALDEWLDILGNGLLRKKMLVPGPPGSSRPAKGQVVTVQLQTSLENGTRVQEEPELVFTLGDCDVIQALDLSVPLMDVGETAMVTADSKYCYGPQGRSPYIPPHAALCLEVTLKTAVDGPDLEMLTGQERVALANRKRECGNAHYQRADFVLAANSYDLAIKAITSSAKVDMTFEEEEQLLQLKVKCLNNLAASQLKLDHYRAALRSCSLVLEHQPDNIKALFRKGKVLAQQGEYSEAIPILRAALKLEPSNKTIHAELSKLVKKHAAQRSTETALYRKMLGNPSRLPAKCPGKGAWSIPWKWLFGATAVALGGVALSVVIAARN
- the FKBP8 gene encoding peptidyl-prolyl cis-trans isomerase FKBP8 isoform X1, which gives rise to MASCAEPSAADPEPTAPPPAGVPPLEDFEVLDGVEDAEGEEEEEEEEEEDLSELPPLEDVGQPSQEEAEQPGALAREFLAAMEPEPEPAPALDEWLDILGNGLLRKKMLVPGPPGSSRPAKGQVVTVQLQTSLENGTRVQEEPELVFTLGDCDVIQALDLSVPLMDVGETAMVTADSKYCYGPQGSRSPYIPPHAALCLEVTLKTAVDGPDLEMLTGQERVALANRKRECGNAHYQRADFVLAANSYDLAIKAITSSAKVDMTFEEEEQLLQLKVKCLNNLAASQLKLDHYRAALRSCSLVLEHQPDNIKALFRKGKVLAQQGEYSEAIPILRAALKLEPSNKTIHAELSKLVKKHAAQRSTETALYRKMLGNPSRLPAKCPGKGAWSIPWKWLFGATAVALGGVALSVVIAARN
- the FKBP8 gene encoding peptidyl-prolyl cis-trans isomerase FKBP8 isoform X4, with translation MASCAEPSAADPEPTAPPPAGVPPLEDFEVLDGVEDAEGEEEEEEEEEEDLSELPPLEDVGQPSQEEAEQPGALAREFLAAMEPEPEPAPALDEWLDILGNGLLRKKMLVPGPPGSSRPAKGQVVTVQLQTSLENGTRALDLSVPLMDVGETAMVTADSKYCYGPQGRSPYIPPHAALCLEVTLKTAVDGPDLEMLTGQERVALANRKRECGNAHYQRADFVLAANSYDLAIKAITSSAKVDMTFEEEEQLLQLKVKCLNNLAASQLKLDHYRAALRSCSLVLEHQPDNIKALFRKGKVLAQQGEYSEAIPILRAALKLEPSNKTIHAELSKLVKKHAAQRSTETALYRKMLGNPSRLPAKCPGKGAWSIPWKWLFGATAVALGGVALSVVIAARN
- the FKBP8 gene encoding peptidyl-prolyl cis-trans isomerase FKBP8 isoform X3 gives rise to the protein MASCAEPSAADPEPTAPPPAGVPPLEDFEVLDGVEDAEGEEEEEEEEEEDLSELPPLEDVGQPSQEEAEQPGALAREFLAAMEPEPEPAPALDEWLDILGNGLLRKKMLVPGPPGSSRPAKGQVVTVQLQTSLENGTRALDLSVPLMDVGETAMVTADSKYCYGPQGSRSPYIPPHAALCLEVTLKTAVDGPDLEMLTGQERVALANRKRECGNAHYQRADFVLAANSYDLAIKAITSSAKVDMTFEEEEQLLQLKVKCLNNLAASQLKLDHYRAALRSCSLVLEHQPDNIKALFRKGKVLAQQGEYSEAIPILRAALKLEPSNKTIHAELSKLVKKHAAQRSTETALYRKMLGNPSRLPAKCPGKGAWSIPWKWLFGATAVALGGVALSVVIAARN
- the FKBP8 gene encoding peptidyl-prolyl cis-trans isomerase FKBP8 isoform X5; amino-acid sequence: MASCAEPSAADPEPTAPPPAGVPPLEDFEVLDGVEDAEGEEEEEEEEEEDLSELPPLEDVGQPSQEEAEQPGALAREFLAAMEPEPEPAPALDEWLDILGNGLLRKKMLVPGPPGSSRPAKGQVVTVQLQTSLENGTRVQEEPELVFTLGDCDVIQALDLSVPLMDVGETAMVTADSKYCYGPQGRSPYIPPHAALCLEVTLKTAVDGPDLEMLTGQERVALANRKRECGNAHYQRADFVLAANSYDLAIKAITSSAKVDMTFEEEEQLLQLKVKCLNNLAASQLKLDHYRAALRSCSLVLEHQPDNIKALFRKGKVLAQQGEYSEAIPILRAALKLEPSNKTIHAELSKLVKKHAAQRSTETALYRKMLGNPSRLPAKCPGKGAWVSWGRWAQGGSQSRGRGYGQGTPCRGSFFILQTLMSS